Proteins encoded in a region of the Longimicrobium sp. genome:
- a CDS encoding META domain-containing protein, with translation MTRRLMGILLAAAALTALPGCHRNTNAAAGGSMGDIRERQWTLVEVNGRPAGTGAGGEAPTLQLAPDRASGFAGCNRFSSTYEMSGAALRFTAPVSTRMACAAGMELEQAYLTAIAATRSYRLSGGALELLGDGGAVLARFTAP, from the coding sequence ATGACACGACGGCTGATGGGAATTCTGCTCGCCGCGGCGGCGCTGACGGCGCTCCCCGGCTGCCATCGCAACACGAACGCGGCCGCCGGAGGAAGCATGGGTGACATCCGGGAGCGCCAGTGGACGCTGGTGGAGGTGAACGGGCGCCCGGCGGGAACCGGCGCCGGCGGCGAGGCGCCCACGCTGCAGCTCGCCCCCGACCGCGCCAGCGGCTTCGCGGGGTGCAACCGCTTCTCCAGCACCTACGAGATGAGCGGCGCCGCGCTCCGGTTCACCGCGCCCGTCTCCACGCGGATGGCCTGCGCGGCGGGGATGGAACTGGAGCAGGCGTATCTCACCGCCATCGCCGCCACGCGCTCGTACCGCCTGAGCGGCGGCGCGCTCGAGCTGCTGGGCGACGGCGGCGCGGTGCTGGCCCGCTTCACCGCGCCCTGA
- a CDS encoding CCA tRNA nucleotidyltransferase, translating to MDLRPPAEVVDIVRRLEKAGFETWTVGGAVRDGLAGHPHRYDWDLTTAARPRDVQRIFRHTVPVGIAHGTVGVVIGKHLYEVTTFRRDVETDGRHAKVSFSDTVEEDLSRRDFTINAIAWHPLTGELRDPHHGAADLREGILRTVGDARERFREDRLRVLRALRFAGRFAMRIDAATWEAAMEAAPELPLLSAERVREELLKVLRHVANPSDSLRLYERSGALAALFPELQACVGVGDGDEDVWTHLLRTVDASEAKQHLRLAALLHDIGKPLTRMEMDGRAEFPDHAAAGAAATLRLMTRLKFSNADRDQAVHLVAQHEDLPAHDAPAPQVRRWLRRVGRAYVHDVLRLEMANARGRAHPDAARIREAGALRRRADAEMRRGAALEIGDLAVGGAELRALGIAAGPRMGDILRALLERVTDDPSLNTPAALTRIVESELIDDE from the coding sequence GTGGATCTGCGCCCGCCCGCCGAGGTCGTGGACATCGTGCGGCGCCTGGAAAAGGCGGGGTTCGAGACGTGGACCGTGGGCGGCGCGGTGCGCGACGGGCTGGCGGGCCACCCGCACAGGTACGACTGGGATTTGACGACGGCGGCCCGCCCGCGCGACGTGCAGCGCATCTTCCGGCACACCGTGCCCGTCGGCATCGCGCACGGCACCGTGGGCGTGGTGATCGGGAAGCACCTGTACGAGGTGACCACCTTCCGCCGCGACGTGGAGACCGACGGCCGGCACGCGAAGGTCTCGTTCAGCGACACGGTGGAGGAAGACCTGTCGCGGCGCGACTTCACCATCAACGCCATCGCCTGGCACCCGCTCACGGGCGAGCTGCGCGACCCGCACCACGGCGCCGCCGACCTGCGCGAGGGGATTCTCCGCACCGTTGGCGACGCGCGCGAGCGCTTCCGCGAGGACCGGCTGCGCGTCCTCCGCGCGCTCCGCTTCGCCGGGCGGTTCGCGATGCGCATCGATGCGGCCACGTGGGAGGCGGCGATGGAAGCCGCGCCCGAGCTCCCGCTCCTTTCCGCAGAGCGGGTGCGCGAGGAGCTGCTGAAGGTGCTGCGCCACGTCGCGAATCCCTCCGACTCGCTGCGGCTGTACGAGCGGTCCGGCGCGCTCGCCGCGCTGTTCCCCGAGCTGCAGGCGTGCGTGGGGGTGGGGGATGGGGATGAGGACGTGTGGACGCACCTCCTGCGCACGGTGGACGCATCCGAGGCGAAGCAGCACCTGCGCCTCGCCGCGCTCCTGCACGACATCGGCAAGCCGCTGACGCGGATGGAGATGGACGGCCGCGCGGAGTTCCCCGACCACGCCGCCGCCGGCGCCGCGGCCACGCTGCGGCTGATGACGCGGCTGAAGTTCTCCAACGCCGACCGCGACCAGGCGGTGCACCTGGTGGCCCAGCACGAGGACCTTCCCGCGCACGACGCGCCCGCGCCGCAGGTGCGCCGGTGGCTGCGCCGCGTGGGGCGCGCGTACGTGCACGACGTGCTGCGTCTGGAGATGGCGAACGCGCGCGGCCGCGCCCATCCGGACGCCGCGCGCATCCGTGAGGCTGGGGCGCTCCGCCGCCGCGCCGACGCGGAGATGCGCCGCGGCGCCGCGCTGGAGATCGGCGACCTGGCCGTCGGCGGCGCCGAGCTGCGCGCCCTGGGCATCGCCGCCGGCCCGCGCATGGGCGACATCCTGCGCGCCCTCCTCGAGCGCGTCACCGACGACCCGTCCCTAAACACCCCCGCCGCGCTCACCCGGATCGTCGAAAGCGAGCTGATCGACGACGAATGA
- a CDS encoding DinB family protein, producing the protein MSQPEPWLRGPAEGIPPLLMPVAHALVMAREDVAAALAGLPGGVLWSRPGGAASAGFHAMHLAGSLDRLFTYARGQQLGDEQFAALAREQSPGEPPPSARELIHLVETTIEKALAQLRATDPTTLLDPREVGRQRLPSNVLGLLFHAAEHTQRHVGQVVTTARVARNLAQAAGA; encoded by the coding sequence ATGAGCCAGCCCGAGCCGTGGCTCCGCGGCCCCGCGGAGGGAATTCCGCCGCTGCTGATGCCGGTCGCGCACGCGCTGGTCATGGCGCGCGAGGACGTCGCCGCCGCGCTCGCCGGCCTGCCGGGCGGCGTGCTCTGGTCGCGCCCCGGCGGCGCCGCGTCCGCCGGCTTCCACGCGATGCACCTGGCCGGCTCGCTCGACCGCCTGTTCACCTACGCGCGCGGCCAGCAGCTGGGCGACGAGCAGTTCGCCGCGCTCGCGCGCGAGCAGTCGCCCGGCGAGCCGCCGCCCTCCGCGCGCGAGCTGATCCACCTCGTGGAGACGACGATCGAGAAGGCGCTCGCCCAGCTCCGCGCCACCGATCCCACCACGCTGCTGGACCCGCGCGAAGTCGGCCGCCAGCGCCTGCCCAGCAACGTCCTGGGCCTCCTCTTCCACGCCGCCGAGCACACCCAGCGCCACGTCGGCCAGGTCGTCACCACCGCGAGGGTTGCGCGCAATCTTGCACAGGCGGCGGGAGCCTGA
- a CDS encoding FAD-binding oxidoreductase has protein sequence MEPNRALEAKPDAAAWPRPPAAAPALGPIDGFGGLFLLEVSARTAYGQASGILSGLPDAVAVPRDADDVAAVVRWAAARGQALIPRAAGTGMPGGNVGRGVAVDLHRFFRAAPEIDAPARTARVQPGVTLAELNRAAAGDGLLFPVDPSSGDRATFGGIVANNSGGSHTVLHGSARAWIQSLDLVLADGTRVATTRGEGERDPRLAEILAPVDEMLATGRGEILARWPRVRKNSSGYALKEYLESGDAVDLLVGSEGTLALVTGATVRLAPMPRARGLALVEFTDLAAAGAAVEQILTLRPSTCEIIDRTFIDLVRQGDEDPGYPLREGLEAILFVEMEGDSEDEVAARLRALETAMAGVADRVSIATDAAQRERFWHVRHAASPMIAKLAGHRVSMQFIEDGVVPVARLADYIRLLRRILGERGLPAVIFGHAGDGNLHVNPLVDVKKPRWREEVEEVVYEVAEGVAALGGTMTGEHGDGRLRAPLLETIWGTEMVARFRAVKDAFDPAGILNPGVILPLPGQRPLDGIRY, from the coding sequence ATGGAGCCCAACCGCGCGCTGGAAGCGAAGCCCGACGCCGCCGCATGGCCGCGCCCGCCCGCCGCGGCACCCGCCCTCGGGCCGATCGACGGCTTCGGCGGGCTGTTCCTGCTGGAGGTATCGGCGCGGACGGCGTACGGGCAGGCGTCCGGCATCCTGAGCGGCCTTCCTGACGCCGTCGCCGTTCCGCGCGACGCGGACGACGTGGCGGCGGTGGTGCGCTGGGCGGCGGCGCGCGGCCAGGCGCTCATCCCCCGCGCGGCGGGGACGGGGATGCCCGGCGGCAACGTGGGCCGCGGCGTCGCCGTGGACCTGCACCGGTTCTTCCGCGCCGCGCCGGAGATCGACGCCCCGGCGCGGACGGCGCGGGTGCAGCCGGGCGTCACCCTGGCCGAGCTGAACCGAGCCGCGGCGGGCGATGGACTGCTCTTTCCCGTCGATCCTTCCAGCGGCGACCGCGCCACCTTCGGCGGCATCGTCGCGAACAACTCCGGCGGCTCGCACACCGTCCTCCACGGCTCCGCGAGGGCGTGGATCCAGTCGCTGGACCTCGTGCTCGCGGACGGGACGAGGGTGGCGACGACGCGCGGCGAGGGCGAGCGGGATCCGCGGCTGGCCGAGATCCTGGCGCCGGTGGACGAGATGCTGGCGACGGGGCGCGGCGAGATCCTGGCACGCTGGCCGCGGGTGCGGAAGAACTCGTCCGGCTACGCGCTGAAGGAGTACCTGGAGAGCGGCGACGCGGTCGATCTCCTCGTTGGCAGCGAGGGGACGCTGGCGCTGGTGACCGGCGCGACGGTGCGGCTGGCGCCGATGCCCCGGGCGCGCGGGCTGGCGCTGGTGGAGTTCACCGACCTGGCCGCCGCCGGCGCCGCGGTGGAGCAGATCCTCACGCTCCGCCCGTCGACCTGCGAGATCATCGACCGCACCTTCATCGACCTGGTCCGCCAGGGCGACGAGGACCCCGGCTACCCGCTGCGCGAAGGGCTGGAGGCGATCCTGTTTGTGGAGATGGAGGGCGATTCGGAGGACGAAGTTGCCGCGAGGCTCCGCGCGCTGGAGACGGCGATGGCGGGCGTCGCGGACCGCGTGTCGATTGCGACGGATGCGGCGCAACGTGAGCGGTTCTGGCACGTGCGCCACGCCGCCAGCCCCATGATCGCGAAGCTGGCGGGCCACCGCGTGTCGATGCAGTTCATCGAGGACGGCGTCGTTCCGGTCGCGCGCCTTGCCGACTACATCCGCCTGCTGCGCCGCATCCTGGGCGAGCGCGGCCTTCCCGCCGTGATCTTCGGCCATGCGGGCGACGGCAACCTGCACGTGAACCCGCTGGTGGACGTGAAGAAGCCCAGGTGGCGCGAAGAGGTCGAGGAGGTCGTGTACGAGGTGGCCGAGGGGGTGGCCGCGCTGGGCGGCACGATGACCGGCGAGCACGGCGACGGCCGCCTCCGCGCGCCGCTGCTGGAAACCATCTGGGGCACGGAGATGGTGGCCCGCTTCCGCGCGGTGAAGGACGCCTTCGACCCCGCCGGCATCCTCAACCCCGGCGTCATCCTCCCCCTCCCCGGCCAGCGCCCGCTGGACGGCATCCGATACTGA